Proteins from a single region of Takifugu rubripes chromosome 4, fTakRub1.2, whole genome shotgun sequence:
- the LOC105418450 gene encoding cadherin-1-like, with amino-acid sequence MGVAGVRIWVFLFVAYQVSTLVTPEEQTCVPGFDQDNVILKMTSKNLRSHARLGKVNFDDCTMRRRFTFWSSDSRVRVQTDGTLTVKRPITLHEGHLDFLIDIRDSQGHKHTLPVRLLHQSHESEVNNSEGAMEAPVPVLYFQRSGGGLRRRKRDWVIPEINVAENTRGPYPLKISQIRSTQDKLKKIFYSITGPGADQPPTNLFTMDRDSGSLFVTKQLDREEQAKYTFKAYAVAGGSGDAEEPMDIVAYVLDQNDNKPIFVQDIFLGEVAETSPKNFDVIQVVAKDLDEENNDNSDLRYSILSQEPKLPSNDLFVINPVTGFIRVNAGGLDREKYPQYTLEVQAADMVGIGLTGVAKVILTVTDSNDNAPAFAQSSYEASVAENKANVQIMKMMVTDGDEPHCLAWNAKFKIISGDPEGLFSVKTGPNKQEGILSTAKGLDFEKNNKHTLLVAVENEVPFALPLPTATATVVVKVEDVNEAPIFDPLEKLVSKREDLAVDSDVVQYTASDPDTACNQNVTYRIIRDPAGWLEVDKTTGLIKVKNAMDRESTFVKDDKYTALIGAYDNDEVPATGTGTLVIQLEDVNDNAPIIEERTIRVCNKESTPHLLSVTDKDGPGYGSPYSVSLQGTSKSKWTARMNDLKTGIILNLATELDSGQYTVVLSVSDRHGLEQDSTVQATVCDCTGAEVQCIYCVATGTDLHLILRILGGFLLLLMLVLLLLLIERRGVKREPVMRDTAVSHNVVYYNEEGGGGDDQDYDLGVLHHGLDNRPEVFHNDVVPNVMPAP; translated from the exons ATGGGGGTCGCTGGAGTCCGAATTTGGGTCTTTTTATTCGTCGCTTATCAG GTATCGACGTTGGTGACGCCAGAGGAGCAAACATGTGTCCCTGGATTTGACCAAGATAACGTGATTTTGAAAATGACCAGTAAGAACCTGAGGTCACATGCAAGATTGGGCAAAG TGAACTTTGACGACTGCACCATGCGGAGACGGTTTACCTTTTGGAGTAGCGACAGTCGTGTCAGGGTACAGACAGACGGCACTCTGACG gtAAAGCGACCAATTACGTTGCACGAAGGACACCTGGACTTTCTTATTGATATCAGGGATTCCCAAGGCCACAAACATACCCtccctgtcaggctgctgcaccAAAGCCATGAAAGTGAGGTGAACAACAGTGAG GGTGCAATGGAAGCCCCGGTGCCTGTCCTGTATTTCCAGAGGTCTGGTGGAGGTctaaggaggagaaagagagactggGTGATTCCTGAAATCAATGTTGCTGAGAATACGAGAGGACCCTACCCACTTAAAATCTCTCAG ATCCGTTCAACCCAAGACAAGCTAAAGAAGATTTTCTACAGCAtcactggtccaggagctgatcagcctcctacAAACCTGTTCACCATGGACAGAGACTCAGGATCTCTGTTTGTCACAAAACAGCTGGACCGAGAGGAACAAGCCAAGTACACG TTTAAGGCCTATGCTGTGGCCGGTGGCTCTGGAGATGCCGAGGAGCCGATGGATATCGTCGCCTACGTCCTTGACCAGAATGACAACAAACCTATTTTTGTCCAAGACATCTTCCTGGGAGAAGTTGCTGAAACTTCACCAAAAA ATTTTGATGTGATTCAGGTTGTGGCTAAAGATCTGGATGAAGAAAACAACGACAATTCTGATCTCCGCTATAGTATCTTAAGCCAGGAGCCAAAGTTGCCCAGTAACGACCTGTTTGTCATCAACCCAGTGACCGGCTTCATCCGAGTCAATGCAGGTGGACTAGACAGGGAG AAATACCCACAGTACACTCTGGAGGTTCAAGCGGCTGATATGGTGGGGATTGGGTTGACTGGAGTAGCAAAAGTAATCCTTACTGTCACCGATAGCAACGACAATGCTCCAGCCTTCGCTCAGTCCTCC TATGAGGCATCGGTtgcagaaaataaagcaaatgtccAAATCATGAAAATGATGGTGACAGATGGAGATGAACCGCATTGTCTGGCCTGGAATGCCAAGTTCAAGATTATCAGTGGTGATCCTGAGGGGCTTTTCTCAGTAAAAACAGGACCCAACAAACAAGAAGGAATTCTTTCCACTGCCAAG GGTCTTGACTTTGAGAAGAACAACAAGCACACATTGTTGGTTGCAGTGGAGAATGAAGTTCCCTTTGCATTACCACTGCCTACTGCCACCGCCACCGTTGTGGTGAAGGTGGAGGATGTTAATGAAGCTCCCATCTTCGATCCACTGGAGAAGCTTGTGTCAAAACGAGAAGATCTTGCTGTTGACAGTGATGTGGTGCAGTACACTGCATCAGATCCAGACACGGCATGCAATCAAAACGTCAC GTACAGAATCATCAGGGACCCTGCTGGTTGGCTTGAGGTGGACAAAACTACAGGTCTGATTAAGGTGAAGAATGCCATGGACAGAGAGTCGACCTTTGTCAAAGACGATAAATACACCGCCCTCATCGGTGCTTACGATAATG ATGAAGTCCCAGCCACAGGAACCGGTACTCTTGTCATCCAGTTGGAAGATGTCAATGACAATGCCCCCATCATTGAAGAACGTACAATCAGA GTGTGTAATAAAGAATCTACTCCTCACCTGCTGTCAGTAACTGACAAGGATGGACCAGGATATGGATCTCCATACAGTGTGTCCTTACAGGGCACATCCAAGAGCAAATGGACCGCTAGGATGAATGACTTAA AAACGGGCATTATTTTGAATTTGGCTACGGAGTTGGACAGCGGCCAATACACTGTTGTTCTGAGCGTTTCAGACAGACATGGCCTGGAGCAGGACAGCACGGTCCAGGCCACCGTGTGTGACTGTACTGGAGCTGAGGTGCAGTGTATATACTGTGTAGCCACTGGCACTGACCTCCACCTCATCCTTAGAATTCTGGGAGGATTCTTGTTGTTACTCA tgcttgtgttgctgcttctgctgatTGAAAGACGAGGAGTCAAGAGGGAGCCTGTGATGCGGGACACTGCTGTCAGTCACAATGTCGTTTACTACAATGAagagggaggtggtggagatgatCAG GATTATGATCTGGGGGTTCTCCATCATGGTCTGGACAACCGGCCGGAGGTGTTCCACAATGATGTGGTGCCAAATGTCATGCCTGCTCCATAG